From Chryseobacterium sp. H1D6B, a single genomic window includes:
- a CDS encoding YfbM family protein, producing MSMIGNLLRVTKSELEDYLKDSSLLENKIYDDETENENLVDIDKSWDGIIFLLTGQSFATADNNLVRVLFSGQLIDEEQELGYGPAHYLTPEQVAELNNEISTITIADLKQKFNPEKMSELEVYPTIWDEGDDAFDYVADGFSTLQNVFADATKNGEAIITFLN from the coding sequence ATGAGTATGATAGGAAATTTACTTCGAGTTACAAAATCTGAACTTGAAGATTATTTAAAAGACAGTTCATTATTGGAAAACAAAATTTATGACGATGAAACTGAAAACGAAAATTTAGTTGACATTGATAAATCGTGGGATGGAATTATATTTTTATTAACTGGACAAAGTTTTGCAACTGCGGATAATAATCTAGTAAGAGTTTTATTTAGTGGACAACTTATTGACGAAGAACAAGAGTTAGGTTATGGTCCAGCTCACTATTTAACGCCGGAACAAGTTGCTGAATTAAATAATGAAATTTCAACCATTACAATTGCTGATCTAAAACAAAAATTCAATCCTGAAAAAATGAGTGAATTAGAGGTTTATCCAACAATTTGGGACGAAGGAGATGATGCGTTTGACTATGTTGCTGACGGCTTTTCAACTTTACAAAATGTTTTTGCAGACGCAACAAAAAACGGAGAAGCAATAATTACGTTTTTAAACTAA
- a CDS encoding PIN-like domain-containing protein, producing MKFPLAKIDKTEYLEKVSTLIEDEECQIFIDTNILGLFFRIYSSARKEFFDWIIPLIEKKRVNTPLWAVNEYSNRFIRNQIDDYFSPLKKVNTTKKEFKEISSFLKMNIDTNSLKGTKYATVEDYLTDLKDIEDKLNKIAVTAKSKDETYKNNIHSEIQNIFEKTIIQSDLTSILNIISANGQVRYDHKLPPGFEDDKKELNLFGDLIIWLEILEFCKISNTKKAILITNDNKKDWVYAPSKINENSKLLPNNHPQFKIVDPRLIYEFKQNTNSEEFHIINFESLTQILIKKSKGGFIELAKALQIATLQESEKTEDSEFEKSVELDEESLPGEVTITEEEPQKVDDEIYSEYALADSDFPTDDSTIASETIENLKTYNWYVQNPALEKFLNLDLSKIEENQNIKDKLFVIGRNIYQSACGGSATAIDTIENLRKIFTKYKDFVINHLYSGMLYEIYFNSHNEFREQVFKATFINEIFSLQDNQRLLPSIEFINKKLEPFKNKLIVLPSQNPVSINLKIDYEEKEDISLSFLGITNKFHSINNITINKHSLVTEIDEEEIEGYYNINGSEDEVIGLLSIIYLIPTKQIELTLNPESIDKINLKLEEPKKLKKLSITGVLQNGG from the coding sequence ATGAAATTTCCATTAGCAAAAATTGATAAAACAGAATACCTAGAAAAAGTTTCTACTCTAATTGAGGACGAAGAATGTCAAATTTTTATTGATACTAATATTTTGGGATTATTCTTCAGAATCTATTCGTCTGCAAGAAAAGAGTTTTTTGATTGGATAATTCCCCTTATTGAAAAAAAGAGAGTAAATACGCCACTTTGGGCTGTTAATGAATATTCAAATAGGTTTATTAGAAACCAAATAGATGATTACTTTAGTCCTTTAAAGAAAGTAAATACTACTAAAAAGGAATTCAAAGAAATTAGTTCATTTCTTAAAATGAACATTGATACCAATAGTCTAAAAGGAACAAAGTACGCTACAGTTGAGGATTATTTAACAGACTTGAAAGACATTGAAGATAAATTAAATAAAATTGCAGTAACTGCAAAGTCTAAAGATGAAACATATAAAAACAATATTCATTCAGAAATACAAAATATTTTTGAAAAGACAATAATTCAAAGTGATTTAACAAGTATTCTAAACATCATATCCGCTAATGGTCAAGTTAGATATGACCATAAATTACCCCCAGGTTTTGAAGATGATAAGAAGGAATTAAACCTTTTTGGCGACTTAATTATTTGGCTAGAAATATTAGAATTTTGTAAGATTTCAAACACAAAAAAAGCAATCCTTATTACTAATGACAATAAAAAAGATTGGGTTTATGCACCTAGCAAAATTAATGAAAATTCTAAATTATTACCTAATAATCACCCCCAATTTAAAATAGTAGATCCAAGGTTAATTTATGAGTTTAAACAAAATACAAATTCGGAGGAATTCCATATAATTAACTTTGAGTCTTTAACTCAAATATTAATTAAAAAATCAAAAGGAGGTTTTATTGAACTTGCCAAAGCATTACAAATAGCCACATTGCAAGAGTCTGAAAAGACAGAAGATTCAGAATTTGAAAAATCAGTGGAATTAGATGAAGAAAGTTTACCTGGAGAAGTAACCATTACAGAGGAAGAACCGCAAAAGGTAGATGACGAAATTTATTCTGAATACGCTTTAGCTGATTCTGATTTTCCAACGGATGATTCTACAATTGCTTCTGAAACAATCGAAAACCTTAAAACATACAATTGGTACGTTCAAAATCCTGCTCTCGAAAAATTCTTGAACTTAGATCTGTCAAAAATTGAAGAGAATCAAAATATCAAAGACAAGTTGTTTGTAATTGGCAGAAATATTTATCAATCGGCTTGCGGTGGCTCAGCTACTGCAATAGATACGATTGAAAATCTCAGGAAAATATTTACAAAATACAAAGACTTTGTTATAAATCATCTTTACTCAGGGATGCTTTATGAAATTTATTTTAATTCACACAATGAATTTAGAGAACAAGTATTTAAAGCTACTTTCATTAATGAAATATTTAGTCTACAAGACAACCAAAGACTTTTGCCTTCTATTGAATTCATCAATAAGAAATTGGAACCTTTTAAAAACAAACTGATTGTTTTGCCTTCACAAAATCCAGTTTCAATTAACCTCAAAATTGACTATGAAGAAAAAGAAGACATAAGCTTAAGCTTCCTTGGAATCACCAATAAATTCCATTCAATCAACAACATAACAATAAATAAACATTCACTAGTGACTGAAATAGATGAAGAAGAAATTGAAGGATATTACAATATTAATGGAAGTGAAGACGAGGTAATTGGACTTTTAAGTATAATATATTTAATACCAACTAAACAAATCGAATTGACATTAAATCCTGAAAGTATTGACAAAATAAATTTAAAACTTGAAGAACCAAAAAAATTAAAAAAACTGTCTATAACAGGGGTTTTGCAAAATGGCGGGTGA
- a CDS encoding helix-turn-helix transcriptional regulator has translation MDKIEFRIAFGKRVEKFRKKMGLSYRELAQKCDVDHSNISKIEKGEVDLRMSTIQELAKGLEVHPQELFNFRIDE, from the coding sequence ATGGATAAAATTGAGTTTCGAATAGCTTTTGGTAAAAGAGTTGAAAAGTTTAGAAAGAAGATGGGATTAAGCTATCGGGAGTTAGCTCAAAAATGTGATGTAGATCATAGTAATATTAGCAAAATTGAAAAAGGAGAAGTAGATTTAAGAATGTCAACAATACAAGAACTAGCTAAAGGCTTAGAAGTTCATCCTCAAGAATTGTTTAATTTTAGAATAGATGAATAA
- a CDS encoding T9SS C-terminal target domain-containing protein yields MKTKLILLSLLSSWLAHAQTLQFKNLANMSVGRGATASVIVNDNIYVSNGYQEKASDAKYIEKYSITDNRWSVLNSTLLPKRFANSETYNNKIYIFNGWGNSHLEIADLATNTVTKGAVNHSYTGNSGSAIYNGKIYVFGGSGLNGAAKTTFSNKFQYYDIASNTWNPLPNMPTAREAKGKIVNDKLYVIGGFNGTPSRLVNVYDLKTNLWVDQYTMPVGISGHALAVSDNKIFIVGGFNNQSFLAYFDTTTNKLHQLSSNMIPRRHAAAEVHNNKLYIIGGSTTALTSSAIKSIQVADIDESSLSSNTINEDQVIKTKVYTNASRDGFVISNKNNSNQFEYTVFTTDRKQIAKGFAYYNKNIDLSKVQKGTYIFSYKNEKGILESIKIVR; encoded by the coding sequence TTGAAAACAAAATTAATACTCCTTTCATTGTTGAGCTCATGGCTAGCCCATGCACAAACACTCCAATTTAAAAATCTCGCCAATATGTCCGTAGGCAGAGGTGCCACAGCCAGTGTAATCGTGAATGATAATATATACGTGAGCAATGGATATCAGGAAAAAGCAAGTGATGCAAAGTATATTGAGAAATATAGTATTACCGATAACCGTTGGAGTGTTCTCAATTCTACTCTGCTTCCCAAAAGATTTGCTAATTCCGAAACTTACAATAATAAAATTTACATTTTTAACGGCTGGGGAAACAGCCATCTTGAAATTGCAGACCTTGCAACCAATACAGTAACGAAGGGCGCTGTGAATCATTCCTACACAGGAAATTCAGGTTCTGCAATCTATAATGGCAAAATATATGTATTTGGCGGCAGCGGACTCAATGGAGCTGCAAAAACTACATTTTCTAATAAATTCCAGTATTATGATATTGCTTCCAATACATGGAACCCATTACCCAATATGCCTACAGCCAGAGAAGCAAAGGGCAAAATTGTTAATGATAAGCTGTATGTAATTGGTGGCTTTAACGGAACCCCATCTCGTCTGGTTAATGTTTATGACCTCAAAACTAATCTTTGGGTTGATCAGTATACAATGCCGGTTGGTATATCCGGACACGCGTTGGCGGTATCTGATAATAAAATTTTTATTGTAGGTGGTTTTAACAATCAATCTTTTCTGGCCTATTTTGATACGACAACTAATAAATTACATCAGCTATCATCCAATATGATTCCCAGAAGACACGCTGCAGCAGAAGTACATAACAATAAATTATATATCATCGGCGGAAGTACAACGGCTCTCACCAGCTCAGCTATTAAAAGCATACAGGTGGCAGATATTGACGAAAGTTCACTCTCTTCAAATACAATCAATGAAGATCAAGTGATTAAAACAAAGGTCTATACCAACGCATCAAGAGACGGTTTTGTCATCAGTAATAAAAATAACAGCAATCAATTTGAATATACCGTTTTCACAACAGATAGAAAACAAATCGCCAAGGGCTTTGCCTATTATAATAAAAATATAGATTTATCAAAGGTACAAAAGGGAACTTATATTTTTAGTTATAAAAATGAGAAAGGAATTTTAGAAAGTATTAAAATTGTGAGATAA
- a CDS encoding MarR family transcriptional regulator, producing the protein MKITDDVIKLRKLSQQFAYTSIQMHENIGRKIGLTGTDHKYLGFLLQKGAMTAGELSVITGLTTGAVTGLIDRFEAKKLVNRQADKNDRRKINIVPDIDKITQLITPHYRDFQNNTDQLFAAFSSEELKTLEKYFQSVIGIMNNKIETTNQQINYK; encoded by the coding sequence ATGAAAATTACAGATGATGTCATTAAACTTAGAAAACTAAGCCAGCAGTTTGCATATACTTCAATTCAAATGCATGAAAATATTGGCAGAAAGATTGGACTTACCGGCACTGACCATAAGTATTTAGGATTTTTACTGCAAAAAGGAGCAATGACTGCAGGCGAACTTTCTGTTATCACAGGACTAACAACTGGGGCAGTAACAGGATTGATTGACAGATTTGAAGCAAAGAAACTGGTCAACCGGCAGGCTGATAAAAATGACAGGCGAAAAATAAATATTGTTCCTGACATTGATAAAATAACTCAGTTAATCACTCCGCATTATAGGGATTTCCAAAATAACACAGATCAGCTGTTTGCTGCTTTTTCATCTGAAGAATTAAAAACTTTAGAAAAGTATTTTCAAAGTGTAATAGGAATCATGAACAACAAAATTGAAACAACTAACCAACAGATTAATTATAAATAA
- the arr gene encoding NAD(+)--rifampin ADP-ribosyltransferase codes for MENNKKEQLTSDVLDNGPFYHGTKADLQIGDLLTAGFGSNYYPEIIMNHIYFTALKNAAGLAAALAQGDGHERIYIVEPTGTFENDPNVTDKKFPGNPTRSFRSKEPLKIVGELTDWIKLTDEELQRWRENIVKIRENPNAEIIN; via the coding sequence ATGGAAAATAACAAAAAAGAACAGCTTACTAGTGATGTTTTAGACAATGGACCATTTTATCACGGAACAAAGGCAGATCTGCAAATTGGAGACCTGCTGACCGCAGGCTTCGGATCCAATTATTATCCAGAAATAATAATGAACCACATTTATTTTACTGCTTTAAAAAATGCAGCTGGACTTGCGGCCGCGCTGGCCCAAGGAGATGGTCATGAACGTATATACATCGTAGAACCTACCGGAACATTTGAAAATGATCCCAATGTAACAGACAAAAAATTTCCAGGTAACCCTACCCGGTCTTTCCGCAGTAAAGAACCTTTAAAAATAGTTGGAGAATTGACAGACTGGATCAAACTAACAGATGAAGAACTTCAAAGATGGAGAGAAAATATAGTGAAGATACGAGAGAATCCTAATGCAGAAATTATAAATTAG
- a CDS encoding DUF2157 domain-containing protein, producing MKNLQREDIQIISRHSSVSEQAIEKALKENVYNDKETWQKFLRLFLITLGIGFTTAGVIFFFAYNWSDLNKFVKLGLIEVLIIAATILVLLPKIKNGTKNIILTGSSFLAGALFAVFGQVYQTGADAYDFFLAWTLFITLWVIVSNFAPLWLLYIVLINTTFFLYTEQVVKGWPEILVITLLFLFNTAILIATVLLGHYKRIENIPKWFIYILALGSVTFATIGIVFGIMDDQPPLFIVLILTTLIVFALGIWHGIRSKNTFYLSIIPLSLIIIISAFLFKISHEEIMFFMVGLFIIVSVTLVIMNLLTLQKKWTNEK from the coding sequence ATGAAAAATCTCCAACGAGAAGATATCCAGATTATCAGTCGTCATAGCAGTGTGTCGGAACAGGCAATCGAAAAGGCACTAAAAGAAAATGTTTACAACGATAAAGAAACATGGCAAAAATTTTTACGGCTGTTCCTGATTACCCTTGGCATCGGCTTTACTACTGCAGGGGTTATTTTCTTTTTTGCCTATAATTGGTCGGATCTGAATAAGTTTGTTAAACTTGGATTAATCGAAGTACTTATCATTGCAGCAACCATTCTTGTTTTACTTCCAAAAATAAAAAATGGTACTAAAAATATTATCCTCACTGGTTCATCTTTTTTGGCCGGAGCTTTATTTGCAGTATTCGGACAGGTTTATCAGACAGGTGCTGATGCCTATGACTTCTTTTTGGCATGGACGCTTTTTATAACGCTGTGGGTTATTGTTTCCAATTTTGCCCCGCTGTGGTTATTGTATATTGTTCTAATCAACACCACATTTTTTCTATATACAGAGCAGGTTGTCAAAGGCTGGCCGGAAATCCTTGTCATTACTTTATTATTTCTATTCAATACAGCAATACTTATTGCAACTGTTCTATTGGGCCACTATAAAAGAATTGAAAATATCCCGAAGTGGTTTATCTACATTCTGGCTTTAGGGTCAGTTACCTTCGCTACAATAGGAATAGTTTTCGGGATAATGGATGATCAACCCCCTTTATTTATTGTTTTGATTTTAACCACTTTAATAGTTTTTGCTCTTGGAATCTGGCACGGAATACGATCGAAAAACACATTTTATCTTTCGATTATTCCACTGAGTCTTATCATTATCATTTCAGCCTTTCTATTCAAAATATCACATGAAGAAATAATGTTTTTTATGGTCGGCTTATTTATTATCGTGAGTGTCACTTTGGTGATTATGAATCTGCTTACACTTCAAAAAAAATGGACCAATGAGAAATAA
- a CDS encoding DUF4401 domain-containing protein, translating to MRNKEEIKEVLDYFQAIDHKELKFDEEAILAAYQKNDGHQSLAIKILSIFGGISAGIVFLGALFITGIYDSDSGLLIFGILAVIGGLLINKIYDKIIIDTLSVSSYIIGFILLGVGLIKMEMSENTVCFLFILIAFASLLIVRTYIISFISVLIINGAIVTLIVSNNNFSGIQIYTSFLGIIVTALFLKEAKIISMNTAFSKLYNPVRIGLLFSFLAGLVLLGKSNIINISRDYLWVSSVIIILIILYVLSYLFDVLNISSTKQKGGIYVVSLFILLTTLLSPAISGAILIILLSFLVNYKTSLVMGIIAFIYFVSQYYYDLHFTLLTKSIFLFSSGVLFLVLYLLTRKKLTSNEKV from the coding sequence ATGAGAAATAAAGAAGAAATAAAAGAGGTATTGGATTATTTCCAAGCAATAGATCATAAAGAATTGAAATTTGATGAAGAAGCAATTTTAGCTGCTTATCAAAAGAATGACGGCCATCAATCTTTAGCTATAAAAATTCTATCTATTTTTGGGGGAATTTCAGCAGGCATTGTTTTTTTGGGAGCCCTGTTTATCACAGGAATATATGATTCAGATTCAGGATTACTGATATTTGGAATACTGGCTGTAATTGGAGGGCTCTTAATCAATAAAATCTACGATAAAATAATTATTGATACCCTAAGTGTTTCATCTTATATCATTGGGTTTATTCTTCTAGGAGTCGGCTTGATCAAGATGGAAATGAGCGAAAATACAGTATGTTTTCTTTTTATTCTGATAGCCTTTGCTTCGTTACTGATCGTACGGACTTATATTATTTCATTTATTTCTGTATTAATAATCAATGGAGCTATTGTAACGCTGATCGTATCCAATAACAATTTTAGCGGCATCCAGATATATACTTCTTTTCTTGGTATAATTGTAACCGCTTTGTTCCTGAAAGAGGCAAAAATAATTTCTATGAACACTGCATTTTCAAAATTATACAACCCTGTCCGCATAGGACTGCTTTTTTCATTTCTTGCAGGATTGGTTCTTCTCGGTAAAAGTAACATTATTAATATATCGAGAGACTATCTTTGGGTATCATCCGTGATTATCATTCTCATTATACTCTATGTACTTTCGTACCTTTTTGATGTATTAAATATTTCCAGCACAAAACAAAAAGGCGGGATTTATGTCGTAAGTTTGTTTATATTATTGACTACTTTACTATCGCCTGCGATTTCCGGTGCTATTTTAATCATTCTTTTAAGCTTTCTGGTCAACTATAAAACCAGTTTGGTTATGGGCATTATTGCATTCATTTATTTTGTCTCACAATACTATTATGACCTTCATTTTACCCTGCTTACGAAATCTATATTTTTATTTTCGTCAGGTGTCTTATTTTTAGTTCTTTATTTATTAACCCGCAAAAAACTGACATCGAATGAAAAAGTATAA
- a CDS encoding GDYXXLXY domain-containing protein, with the protein MKKYKWIIILLNLIILLIYFNFSVSKKEEILKDGKLVLLPLAPVDPRSLIQGDYMSLRYSISQNINSDHIPKRGYCVVRLDNMGIADGVRLQKETTPLNEGEYLIKYTSTDKWNINIGAESFFFQEGQAKKYESAQYGGVKIDKNGNSLLVGLYDEHLKNIK; encoded by the coding sequence ATGAAAAAGTATAAATGGATTATAATATTGCTGAATCTTATTATTTTACTGATTTATTTTAATTTTTCAGTGTCTAAAAAAGAAGAGATTTTAAAAGACGGAAAGTTAGTTCTTCTCCCGCTTGCTCCAGTGGATCCCCGTTCTTTAATACAAGGTGACTACATGAGTTTACGGTACTCCATTTCGCAGAATATAAATTCTGATCATATTCCTAAAAGAGGATATTGCGTTGTTCGTCTTGACAACATGGGAATTGCAGATGGAGTAAGGCTTCAAAAAGAAACAACACCATTGAATGAGGGTGAATATTTAATTAAATACACCTCAACAGACAAATGGAATATCAATATCGGAGCAGAATCTTTCTTTTTCCAGGAAGGACAAGCCAAAAAATATGAAAGTGCACAATATGGCGGTGTAAAAATTGATAAAAATGGTAATAGTTTGCTAGTTGGATTGTATGATGAGCATCTAAAAAATATAAAATAA
- a CDS encoding DUF2461 domain-containing protein codes for MKKAFEFLKNINENNNREWFNEHKPEYDSVVKENKVFFNEIYSELQQYDNLNGIHIFRIYRDLRFSKDQSTPYKTNFGVGYSRSKPMLRGGYYINLEPNNSFVGGGFWGPEAKDLLRIRKEFELNTTEIEKIMSDETFIKYFGEIKGDTVKTAPRGFDKNHPAIDLIRKKQYVVMRKFTDKEVLSGHFQKEAILTLLAMRPFFNYMSEVLTVDLNGEPLF; via the coding sequence ATGAAAAAGGCATTTGAATTCCTTAAAAACATCAATGAAAATAACAACCGTGAATGGTTTAATGAACATAAGCCTGAATATGATTCAGTTGTAAAAGAAAACAAAGTTTTTTTTAATGAGATCTACAGCGAACTGCAGCAGTACGATAATTTAAATGGCATCCATATTTTCAGGATTTACAGAGACCTTCGCTTTTCTAAAGATCAATCTACGCCTTATAAAACTAATTTCGGAGTTGGATATTCCCGCTCAAAACCCATGTTAAGAGGAGGATATTATATTAATTTAGAGCCAAATAACAGCTTCGTGGGAGGTGGATTTTGGGGTCCTGAGGCTAAAGATCTGCTCCGTATCCGCAAAGAATTTGAACTCAATACAACAGAAATTGAAAAAATAATGTCCGACGAAACTTTCATAAAATATTTCGGAGAAATCAAAGGTGATACCGTAAAAACGGCTCCGAGAGGATTTGATAAAAATCATCCTGCCATTGATCTCATCAGAAAAAAGCAATATGTAGTGATGCGGAAATTCACGGATAAGGAAGTTTTATCTGGTCATTTCCAGAAAGAAGCCATTCTAACCTTATTAGCCATGCGTCCTTTTTTTAATTATATGAGTGAAGTCCTTACAGTGGATTTAAATGGAGAACCTTTATTTTAA
- a CDS encoding redoxin domain-containing protein, whose protein sequence is MKKSQIDFFLHAKPNYFSAKTIDGSVFNSQNYKGKNLIIFVYDKSYLKKSESYDMAEEFNALYTEFKNEAYFIGIVEGFVENEKELKNYLSQSDVLFEQIDNTKSYEKSEKLNYNIFCSPAKILINTDGKVIHSSCGGGNNSGITQKLDSIRDAVK, encoded by the coding sequence TTGAAAAAAAGCCAGATTGATTTTTTTCTCCATGCAAAGCCCAACTATTTTTCGGCTAAAACGATTGATGGAAGTGTTTTCAATTCGCAAAATTATAAAGGAAAAAATCTTATCATTTTCGTTTATGATAAATCTTATTTAAAAAAGAGTGAGTCTTATGATATGGCGGAAGAGTTTAATGCATTATATACAGAATTTAAGAACGAAGCCTATTTTATTGGTATTGTAGAAGGATTTGTAGAAAATGAAAAAGAATTAAAAAATTACCTGAGCCAGTCAGATGTTCTGTTTGAACAAATTGACAATACCAAATCTTACGAAAAATCTGAAAAATTAAATTACAATATATTTTGCAGCCCTGCAAAAATACTCATCAATACCGATGGAAAAGTGATCCATTCTTCTTGCGGTGGTGGAAATAATTCGGGAATAACTCAAAAATTAGACAGTATAAGGGATGCTGTGAAATAA
- a CDS encoding TetR/AcrR family transcriptional regulator: MRNRDLKKEIIIKQKAIEIIVKDGLDGFTINKLAKACNISVGTPYVYYKDKDDLIIKLVIEEGNKMEVLINEGFNPDSSLEEGLRVQWTNRYHYAVTNPLLLPFFEQINNSHYSQQFIEMFNEKPGLFISEFKNNLLNFISNTVQRGEVEETPFEVYWSIAFAPLYTLLRFHQQGKSINGLPFVLTDEMVWSTFAKVCKALKK, translated from the coding sequence ATGCGCAATCGAGATCTCAAAAAAGAAATTATAATAAAACAGAAAGCAATTGAAATTATTGTAAAAGATGGATTGGACGGCTTTACAATCAATAAATTAGCAAAAGCATGCAATATTTCTGTGGGTACACCCTATGTATATTATAAAGATAAGGATGATCTTATTATTAAGCTGGTTATTGAAGAAGGAAACAAAATGGAAGTTCTCATTAATGAAGGATTTAATCCGGATTCTTCGTTAGAAGAAGGACTTCGCGTACAATGGACAAATAGATATCATTATGCCGTCACAAATCCGCTGCTGCTGCCTTTTTTTGAACAGATCAATAATTCTCATTACAGCCAGCAGTTTATTGAAATGTTTAATGAAAAGCCGGGGTTGTTTATAAGTGAATTCAAAAACAATCTTTTAAATTTTATTTCCAATACAGTACAACGGGGAGAAGTCGAAGAAACTCCATTTGAAGTTTACTGGTCAATTGCTTTCGCTCCATTATATACTCTATTACGATTTCATCAACAGGGAAAAAGCATCAACGGGCTTCCTTTTGTTTTAACAGATGAAATGGTATGGTCAACTTTCGCCAAGGTCTGCAAAGCACTAAAAAAATAA
- a CDS encoding sialate O-acetylesterase codes for MTHSFLMIGQSNMAGRGFLKEVPSIHDEKIKMLRNGRWQMMAEPINCDRSTSGISLAVSFASSWRLFHNQEDDIGLIPCADGGTSLEDWSVEGPLFQNAVFQSKAAQKISTLSGILWHQGENDSNGQKYQSYIEKLALIIKTLRGELKVPNIPLIVGGLGSFLENGMYGQYFNEHNEVNKALIQFAEDHDDCCFVSAEGLTANPDNIHFDAVSQRKLGVRYFKAFQQKTHILGTVQDEDQIIEKINKRPLTEKEKHELLQYQFAVGALTADEFQNQLKRLN; via the coding sequence ATGACACATTCATTTTTAATGATCGGGCAGTCTAATATGGCAGGCCGCGGTTTTCTAAAGGAAGTCCCTTCTATTCATGATGAAAAGATAAAAATGCTGAGAAATGGAAGATGGCAAATGATGGCAGAGCCCATTAATTGTGACCGTTCTACTTCAGGAATCAGTCTGGCAGTCTCTTTCGCTTCTTCATGGCGTTTATTCCATAATCAGGAAGATGACATTGGTCTTATACCCTGTGCTGATGGAGGGACAAGCCTGGAAGATTGGTCTGTAGAAGGTCCGTTATTTCAAAATGCTGTTTTTCAGTCAAAAGCGGCTCAAAAAATAAGCACATTAAGCGGCATTCTCTGGCATCAGGGAGAAAATGACAGCAATGGACAAAAATATCAATCTTACATAGAAAAATTAGCCTTAATCATAAAAACCTTGAGAGGAGAACTTAAGGTCCCAAATATTCCTTTGATCGTTGGCGGATTAGGCAGTTTTTTGGAAAATGGCATGTATGGCCAGTATTTTAATGAACATAATGAAGTCAATAAAGCATTAATACAATTTGCAGAAGATCATGATGACTGCTGCTTTGTATCTGCTGAAGGTTTAACAGCGAATCCAGACAATATTCATTTTGATGCTGTTTCTCAGAGAAAACTTGGAGTCAGATATTTTAAAGCATTCCAGCAAAAAACTCACATACTGGGAACAGTACAGGATGAAGATCAGATTATAGAAAAAATTAATAAACGTCCCCTCACGGAAAAAGAAAAACATGAACTCCTTCAATATCAATTTGCGGTAGGAGCTTTAACTGCAGATGAATTTCAGAATCAATTAAAGAGACTTAATTAA
- a CDS encoding VOC family protein produces the protein MEEQKNDTTPKVTGIGGIFFFTENPKETREWYSQNLGLETNDYGSSFESRNLHNPEEINTLQWSPFKKGSEYFSPSTKEFMINYRVQNIEGLVKNLKENGVTVLDDIATYEYGKFVHILDPEGNKLELWEQIDADPNDEKTAE, from the coding sequence ATGGAAGAACAAAAAAACGACACAACCCCTAAAGTAACCGGAATCGGAGGAATTTTCTTCTTCACTGAAAACCCAAAAGAGACAAGAGAATGGTACAGCCAGAATTTAGGACTTGAAACCAATGATTACGGTTCTAGTTTTGAATCCAGAAACCTTCATAACCCTGAAGAAATCAATACACTTCAATGGTCTCCTTTTAAAAAGGGAAGTGAATATTTTTCCCCTTCAACTAAAGAATTTATGATCAATTACAGAGTTCAGAATATTGAAGGACTTGTGAAAAATCTTAAGGAAAACGGAGTTACTGTATTGGATGACATTGCCACTTATGAGTACGGAAAATTCGTCCACATCCTTGATCCAGAGGGGAATAAATTAGAATTATGGGAGCAGATTGATGCTGATCCTAATGACGAGAAAACTGCTGAGTAA